In one window of Eleutherodactylus coqui strain aEleCoq1 chromosome 10, aEleCoq1.hap1, whole genome shotgun sequence DNA:
- the TREX2 gene encoding three prime repair exonuclease 2, giving the protein MGAPVKTFVFLDLEATGLNRDLPKITEICLVAVHVSSLENPVTNESGEVQLPRVMDKLCLCVDPGKPLTEAAANITGLSNDQLYDSEKQKFDINLINTINEFVNRQAKPVCLVAHNGFYYDFPLLKTELLHQNEDFPGSMLCLDSLKAFRYLDDPTAKYVKGRHTLVEIYRRSFGKEPNNSHFAEGDVLTLILVFICQARDLLNAPIYMTWEQIRPMYT; this is encoded by the coding sequence ATGGGCGCACCAGTGAAAACCTTTGTCTTCTTGGACCTGGAAGCCACAGGTCTCAATAGGGATCTACCTAAAATAACCGAGATCTGTCTGGTTGCCGTCCATGTGTCGTCTCTGGAAAACCCAGTAACCAATGAGTCAGGAGAAGTGCAACTCCCACGGGTTATGGACAAGCTTTGTCTGTGTGTGGATCCAGGGAAACCCCTCACCGAAGCAGCTGCCAATATCACCGGCCTCAGCAATGATCAACTCTATGACAGTGAAAAGCAAAAATTTGATATTAACCTCATCAACACGATCAACGAGTTTGTCAACCGTCAGGCTAAACCAGTCTGTCTGGTGGCCCATAATGGATTCTACTATGACTTTCCGCTCTTGAAGACTGAACTACTGCATCAAAATGAAGACTTTCCTGGCAGCATGTTGTGCTTGGATTCTCTCAAAGCTTTTCGATACCTCGATGATCCAACTGCCAAATATGTCAAGGGAAGACACACCCTGGTAGAGATATACAGGCGAAGCTTTGGAAAGGAACCAAATAATTCGCACTTTGCAGAGGGGGATGTGCTGACCCTAATCTTGGTCTTCATTTGCCAAGCAAGGGATCTTCTGAATGCGCCCATTTACATGACATGGGAGCAGATAAGACCCATGTATACATAA